A stretch of Cicer arietinum cultivar CDC Frontier isolate Library 1 chromosome 5, Cicar.CDCFrontier_v2.0, whole genome shotgun sequence DNA encodes these proteins:
- the LOC101508147 gene encoding LOB domain-containing protein 23-like: MIYGRCAACKSQRRRCPPDCIFSPYFPANDPQRFEYVHRIYGGSNVGKMLQQLPCYVREQAANTLYVEAQCRIQDPVYGCVGIISKLYQQIHDTEVELAKIQTQIASHKIKNSQVESNFNILSTIDAESNLNFLPPQSNNMEFQLSSQIFNWFS; the protein is encoded by the exons ATGATTTATGGTAGGTGTGCAGCTTGCAAGAGTCAAAGAAGAAGGTGTCCTCCTGATTGCATTTTCTCTCCTTATTTCCCTGCCAATGATCCTCAAAGATTTGAGTATGTTCACAGAATCTATGGTGGAAGCAATGTTGGAAAAATGCTTCAG CAACTCCCTTGTTATGTACGAGAACAAGCTGCTAATACTTTGTATGTAGAAGCACAATGTAGGATTCAAGATCCTGTTTATGGATGTGTTGGAATTATCTCTAAATTGTATCAACAAATCCATGATACAGAAGTTGAGCTGGCcaaaattcaaactcaaattgCTTCTCATAAGATCAAAAATTCACAAGTggaatcaaattttaatattttgtcaaCAATTGATGCTGAATCAAATTTGAACTTCTTGCCACCTCAGAGTAACAACATGGAATTTCAATTGTCTAGTCAAATTTTTAATTGGTTCAGTTAA